One window from the genome of Streptococcus halotolerans encodes:
- the rpsF gene encoding 30S ribosomal protein S6 — MAKYEILYIIRPNIEEEAKTALVERFDSILTDNGATIVESKDWEKRRFAYEIKDFREGLYHIVTVETEDAFALNEFDRLSKINNDILRHMIVNLEA; from the coding sequence ATGGCTAAATACGAAATTCTTTATATTATTCGTCCAAACATTGAAGAAGAAGCAAAAACTGCTTTGGTAGAACGTTTTGATTCTATCTTGACTGATAACGGTGCTACTATCGTTGAATCAAAAGATTGGGAAAAACGTCGCTTTGCTTACGAAATCAAAGATTTCCGCGAAGGTCTTTACCACATCGTTACTGTTGAAACTGAAGATGCTTTCGCTCTTAACGAGTTTGACCGTCTTTCAAAAATCAACAATGACATTCTTCGTCACATGATCGTTAACCTCGAAGCGTAA
- a CDS encoding TMEM175 family protein has translation MSKERCSAFFDAVLAIIMTILILELEVPQTLNVQGLWKITPSIFSYVLSFFWLGTMWVGIHNIWHKATKISSLTVWTQLLLLFFVSFFPYTTKIVAAHFQNSFTQVMYGMITILVSVCVTWSNYTLVQADRNNKILMTEVKSSVLMLCVDLAVKFIGLLLAVTVYPPAMMYSILIAGFLIILPHRVVNDLARNN, from the coding sequence TGACGATTTTAATACTAGAATTAGAAGTTCCACAAACATTGAATGTTCAAGGTTTGTGGAAGATAACTCCTAGTATTTTTAGCTATGTTTTATCCTTCTTTTGGTTGGGAACCATGTGGGTAGGTATTCATAATATTTGGCACAAAGCGACTAAAATTAGTAGCTTAACAGTGTGGACACAACTCTTGCTATTGTTTTTCGTTTCATTCTTTCCATATACCACAAAAATTGTTGCTGCACATTTTCAAAATAGTTTTACACAGGTCATGTACGGTATGATTACCATTTTAGTTTCAGTCTGTGTAACTTGGTCAAATTATACGCTGGTTCAAGCTGATAGGAATAATAAAATACTGATGACAGAAGTCAAATCCAGTGTCTTGATGTTATGTGTTGATTTAGCAGTGAAATTTATCGGTTTATTATTAGCGGTTACAGTGTATCCACCAGCAATGATGTATAGTATTTTAATAGCTGGTTTTCTTATTATTTTACCACACAGGGTAGTCAACGACTTAGCTCGAAATAACTAA
- a CDS encoding single-stranded DNA-binding protein codes for MINNVVLVGRMTRDAELRYTPSNVAVATFSLAVNRNFKSQNGEREADFINCVIWRQSAENLANWAKKGALIGITGRIQTRNYENQQGQRVYVTEVVAENFQMLESRATREGGSQSSYNGGYNNQSSNNSFSSSSQTPNFGRDESPFGNSNPMDISDDDLPF; via the coding sequence ATGATTAATAATGTGGTACTTGTTGGTCGTATGACCAGAGATGCAGAACTTCGCTACACACCAAGCAATGTTGCTGTTGCTACTTTCTCTCTTGCAGTTAACCGTAACTTCAAGAGTCAAAATGGTGAACGTGAAGCTGATTTCATTAACTGTGTGATTTGGCGCCAGTCAGCTGAGAATTTGGCTAATTGGGCTAAAAAAGGTGCTTTAATTGGTATCACTGGACGTATCCAGACGCGTAATTATGAAAATCAACAAGGCCAACGCGTTTATGTAACAGAAGTTGTTGCGGAAAATTTCCAAATGTTGGAAAGTCGTGCTACACGTGAAGGTGGTTCACAAAGTTCTTATAATGGTGGTTATAATAACCAATCATCAAATAACAGTTTTTCATCTTCATCACAAACACCAAACTTTGGTCGAGATGAGAGCCCATTTGGTAATTCGAACCCAATGGATATCTCAGATGACGATTTACCGTTCTAG
- a CDS encoding SDR family oxidoreductase, with protein MTKDVLLVTGAGQISLAIVRRIGYGKKIVLADKSLENAWKIGKILLEAGFDVEVMEMDLSSRESIQSMILRAQTFGPIKYLVNGAGVSPSQASIETILKVDLYGTAVLLEEVGKVIESGGSGVIISSQSGFRMPALTAEQDKQLATTATEDLLSLDFLQPKNIRDGLHAYQLAKRANEKRTMYEAVRWGKRGARINDIAPGIIVTPLALDEFNGPRGDFYKEMFAKSPAGRPGTADEVADLAELIMNERAQFITGSTFLIDGGATAAHFYGG; from the coding sequence ATGACAAAAGATGTTTTATTAGTAACAGGTGCAGGACAAATTTCACTCGCAATTGTGCGTCGAATTGGCTATGGAAAGAAAATTGTTTTAGCTGATAAATCACTCGAAAATGCATGGAAAATTGGCAAAATCCTTCTAGAAGCTGGTTTTGATGTCGAAGTGATGGAAATGGATTTGTCTTCTCGTGAGTCTATCCAATCTATGATTTTACGGGCTCAAACGTTTGGTCCGATAAAATATCTAGTCAACGGTGCCGGGGTTTCACCGTCTCAGGCTTCTATTGAAACCATTTTGAAAGTTGATCTTTACGGGACAGCTGTTCTCTTAGAAGAAGTTGGTAAGGTGATTGAAAGTGGTGGTTCTGGTGTAATAATTTCCAGTCAGTCTGGTTTTCGTATGCCAGCTTTAACAGCTGAACAAGACAAACAACTAGCTACAACAGCAACCGAAGATTTGCTTAGCTTGGACTTTCTTCAACCGAAAAATATCAGAGATGGTTTGCATGCTTATCAGCTTGCCAAACGTGCCAACGAAAAACGCACCATGTATGAAGCAGTGCGTTGGGGTAAGCGTGGTGCTCGTATCAACGATATAGCTCCAGGTATCATTGTAACGCCACTTGCTTTGGATGAATTTAATGGTCCGCGCGGAGATTTTTACAAGGAAATGTTTGCTAAATCCCCTGCTGGTCGTCCTGGAACAGCAGATGAGGTAGCTGATTTAGCCGAACTCATCATGAATGAGCGAGCACAATTTATTACTGGTTCAACCTTTTTAATTGATGGAGGAGCGACTGCTGCCCATTTTTACGGAGGCTAA
- a CDS encoding aldo/keto reductase, whose amino-acid sequence MTQTFTLNDGNTIPAVGFGVFRIPADGSTYTAVKEALAVGYRHIDTAQAYFNEKEVGQAIADSGLTREEIFVTTKLWLQDYAYDAAVNGLEVSLEKLGLDYIDLVLLHQPYGQVLDGWRALEEFKVAGKVKSIGVSNMTSKLWKEYVPRFKTLPAVNQVECHPYAQQKELRELLANDHVLIEAWGPLGQGNQNLLNNPTIVRLAEKYGKDVGQIILRFENQEGIIVLPKSTKPARIQSNLDIFSFKLTDEEIKELRALDKNQPTHNPDATGVGDWLLKNFDIHAND is encoded by the coding sequence ATGACACAAACGTTTACACTCAATGATGGAAACACTATACCTGCAGTTGGTTTTGGGGTCTTCCGCATTCCGGCTGACGGATCAACCTACACAGCAGTTAAAGAAGCTCTGGCTGTTGGTTATCGGCATATTGATACTGCGCAAGCTTATTTCAATGAAAAAGAAGTTGGTCAAGCCATTGCTGATTCAGGACTTACTCGTGAAGAAATTTTTGTGACAACTAAACTTTGGCTACAAGATTATGCTTATGACGCGGCTGTGAATGGATTAGAAGTTTCGCTAGAAAAGTTAGGTTTGGACTATATTGATCTGGTTTTACTTCATCAACCTTACGGTCAAGTGCTGGACGGCTGGCGTGCTCTCGAGGAATTCAAAGTTGCCGGCAAAGTCAAATCCATCGGTGTTTCCAACATGACATCAAAACTCTGGAAAGAATATGTTCCGCGATTTAAAACGTTGCCTGCGGTGAATCAAGTGGAATGTCATCCCTATGCGCAACAAAAAGAGTTGCGCGAGTTATTAGCTAATGACCATGTTCTTATCGAAGCTTGGGGTCCTCTCGGGCAAGGTAACCAAAACCTGCTAAATAACCCTACTATCGTGCGTTTGGCTGAAAAATATGGTAAAGATGTGGGACAAATTATTCTTAGATTTGAAAATCAAGAAGGTATCATCGTTTTGCCCAAATCTACCAAACCTGCTCGTATTCAATCCAATCTTGATATTTTTAGTTTTAAACTAACAGATGAGGAAATCAAAGAACTTCGGGCTCTTGATAAAAATCAGCCAACTCATAATCCAGATGCGACTGGTGTTGGCGATTGGTTGCTCAAGAATTTTGACATTCATGCCAACGACTAG
- the rpsR gene encoding 30S ribosomal protein S18, which produces MAQQRRGGFKRRKKVDYIAANKIEYVDYKDTELLSRFVSERGKILPRRVTGTSAKNQRKVTTAIKRARVMALMPYVNED; this is translated from the coding sequence ATGGCTCAACAACGTCGTGGCGGATTTAAACGCCGTAAAAAAGTTGATTATATCGCAGCTAATAAAATTGAATACGTTGATTATAAAGATACTGAACTTCTTAGCCGTTTCGTTTCAGAACGTGGAAAAATTCTTCCTCGTCGCGTAACAGGAACTTCAGCTAAAAACCAACGTAAAGTAACAACAGCAATCAAACGTGCTCGCGTTATGGCTCTTATGCCTTACGTAAACGAAGACTAA